Sequence from the Prionailurus bengalensis isolate Pbe53 chromosome A3, Fcat_Pben_1.1_paternal_pri, whole genome shotgun sequence genome:
tattaaatCCAAATACTGACGATAAGGTGATTTTGGAATTagaattactatttattttagtCATTACCAGTATTGCAGTTTGCTATGTTAataataggggtcccagaaaCACTTTTCTCATGGCATCTCATGAAAGAATTATaatgattttatatgtaaataaaccAATCACTCCAACATTTGAAAcaaatttcattgaaaaaaattctttttattcggattctgtgtctccctctctcttccccttccccgctcatgttctgtttctcaaaagtgaataaacgttaaaaaaaaaaaaagttaaagaattttggggcacctgggtggctcagtcggttgagcatccgacttctgctcaggtcgtgatcccatagtctgtgagtttgagccccgcgtcaggctctgtgctgacagctcagagcctggagcctgcttctgattctgtgtctccctctctctctctgcccctccccggcttatgctctgtctctctctctctctctctctgtcaaaaataaaaataaacattaaaaaaaataagtttatttagggagagagagagagagagagagaacgcgcgcgcgcaggggagaggcagggagagggggggagagagaatcccaagcaggttcttcagTCAGCCTGAAGCTCGATGTGGGTCTTAAACTCAGGAaccgaacctcgagatcatgacctgagccgaaaccaagagtcggacgcttaatcgactgagccactcaggcgcccttgaAACAAATTTCAAATGATCAAAGATGttaaagtgttttgtttgtttcttttaaggaaCAATAAAGGCACCAAAGGAAATATAAAGGGAAGTAAGCACGATGCTAGGTCACGTGTATTATGCACACCCAAGGTGATGCCACAGTCTAAACTCCTGCACCGCAAAGTGGGTCCGTGGCTCCCCTGGCCCTCCGAGCTTTGGCTTCGGTCCGGGGTACAGCCAGTAACTAGGAGGTGTTCTCCCTTCCGTGGCCTGGACCGGGTGTGATAGGGCAGCAGACAGGGAAAGGCCGCAAAGGGAGGCCCGGCTCCTGTGGCAGCCAGCAGCCCCGCACCCACTTCGCACACTGAGGCTGACTTGGCCTCTGGGCCCGGCTTGGGGGAGGCAGAGGCGGTGTCTTGTTGTCATATGTGGGAAGgctatgaaaagaaaaacccttGTTGGcccaaacatttaaacaagagttACACTAGGATGTTTTGTTCTCACTCTGACATGGTCAGAATTAATTTGGGCGTCCAAAACaggattattttgttgttgttgtttggcttTTGAATCTGAGTAACTTAATACAAGAACACagagggaaatacaaaacaaaatgcatgGCTTAAGTCTGTCAGGGCATGGAACATCCCCTGGAACACCCCCAGGGCATTCTTCGGGGCATGATTTTGTTAGTGTTTGGGGGGCTTCACATTCAAGCTGCTGGTGACCTTCTTTGTGAAAAGGCCCCAGTGATCGGAGGCAAGCAGCTGAGTGTGTGTGGGCATCTGAGAAGTGCGTGGCCAGAGCCTGAGAGATCGTAATCACcgttttctcttcctccttaggTTTAATAGGAAAAACTTGCCTTCTGCAAACAACTGAAAAAACTGCCCTCAGAAACCGTTTCTTTGGCCCTCATGGAGCAGCTGGAACTTCCACAGTGAGGCCCTGGACAGGACAAGCTCTCTCTCctgccacccgcccccccccccccccgaccccgaTCAGCCAGAGCGGTGGTCGCCATGGCCAGCAAGAGGAAATCCACCACCCCGTGTATGATCCCGGTGAAGGCGGTGGTGCTGCAGGAGGCCGGTGTGGAGGCCCAGCCGGCTGAGGCCTTGCCTGAGGGGCCCCAGCAAGAGCCGCCCCCTGAAGTGCCTGCcgggggcagtggggaggtgaCCCAGACGCCCAGCAGTACCGACGGCACCACACTGGCCAATGGGCACCGGAGCACTTTAGACGGCTATTCCTATTCCTGCAGATACTGTGACTTCAGATCCCAGGACATAACCCAATTTGTGGGGCACATGAACTCAGAGCACACAGACTTTAACAAGGACCCAACTTTTGTATGCACTGAATGCAGTTTTCTGGCAAAAACTCCTGAGGGGCTTTCTCTGCACAATGCCAAGTGTCACTCGGGGGAAGCCAGCTTTGTGTGGAATGTGGCCAAGCCAGACAATCATGTAGTCGTGGAGCAGAGTGTCCCCGAGAGCACCTGCACTCCCGACGTCTCGAGTGAGCCCAACACTGAAGGGACCGACGGACAGGCTGAAATCATTATTACCAAAACCCCAATCATGAAGATAATGAAAGGCAAAGCTGAAGCCAAAAAAATTCATACGCTCAAGGAGAACATCCCCAGTCAGCCTGTCGGTGACGCGGCCTTACCAAACCCATCGGCAGGGGAGACCGAGGCGAAGGAGGGGGACCACTCCTTTGTCGACGGGGCGGTCCCGGTCGGTCAGCCAGCCGCCGGCTCGGCAAAAGCGCCACACGTGGTCAACGGGCCCCCGATGGGAGCGGTGCCAGTCCTGCCGGCCGGCCTCGCCCAGTTCCTCCCCCTGCAGCAGCCACCCCCGGGCGTGCCCAGCACCACCACCAGCCGCCGCCCACATCCAAGTCCCTCCCCAAGGTGATGATCCCCCTGAGCAGCATCCCCACCTACAACGCGGCCATGGACTCCAACAGCTTTCTGAAGAACTCGTTCCACAAGTTCCCCTACCCGACCAAAGCCGAGCTCTGCTATCTGACTGTGGTCACGAAGTATCCGGAGGAACAGCTCAAGATCTGGTTCACGGCCCAAAGGCTGAAGCAGGGCATCAGCTGGTCCCCTGAGGAGATCGAGGACGCCCGGAAGAAGATGTTCAATACGGTCATTCAGTCTGTGCCCCAGCCCACGATCACTGTCCTCAACACGCCCCTGGTTGCCAACGCCGGCGGCGTCCAACACCTCATCCAAGCCGCCCTCCCAGGCCACGTGGTGGGGCAGCCAGAGGGCACGGCAGGTGGCCTGCTGGTCACTCAGCCGCTGATGGCCAACGGGCTGCAGGCGCCTGGTTCGTCCCTGCCGCCGGCAGTCACGTCCGTCCCCAAGCCGCCCGCCGTGGCGCCCATCAACACGGTATGCTCCAACACGACGTCGGCTGTGAAGGTGGTGAACGCAGCTCAGTCGCTGCTCACGGCGTGCCCCAGCATCACCTCCCAGGCCTTCCTCGACGCCAGCATCTACAAAAACAAGAAGTCTCATGAGCAGCTGTCGGCTCTGAAAGGAAGCTTCTGTCGGAACCAGTTCCCGGGCCAGAGCGAGGTGGAGCATCTGACCAAAGTGACGGGCCTCAGCACCAGAGAGGTGCGCAAGTGGTTCAGTGACCGCAGGTACCACTGCCGGAACCTGAAGGGCTCCAGGCCCGTGCTGCCCGGCGACCATGGCCCCGTCGTCCTCGACCCTGGGCCAGACATGCCCTTCGCCCCAGCGGCCAAGGCCCCGGAGGGGCCCTGCGTCCCACCGGCGGCCACCCTGGCCGCCCCTCCTTCAGCCAGACGGCAGGCCTGGCATCAGACCCCCGACTTCACGCCGACCAGGTACAAGGAGCGAGCCCCCGAGCAGCTCCGAGCCCTGGAGAGCAGTTTTGCACAAAACCCCCTTCCTCCCGATGAGGAGCTGGACCGCCTGCGGACTGAAACCAAGATGACTCGGAGGGAGATCGACAGCTGGTTCTCGGAGAGACGCAAGAAAGTGAGCGCCGAGGACACCAAGAGGGCCGATGAGGACGCCGCTCcagaggaggcggcggcggctgcggagGATGACGTGGGAGAAGAGGAGCTGGCTGGCGACCTGAGGGTCCCTGGCGGAGACGGCTCCCCAGAAGGGGCCGGTGGCCACGCGCTGGCCGAGCGCAAGGTCAGCCCCATCAAGATCAACCTCAAGAACCTGCGAGTCACCGAAGCCAACGGCAAGGGCGAGCTCCCGGGGCTGGGCGCCTGCGAGCCCGGGGACGGCGGGCCCGGCGAGCCGGCCGAGCAGCCCCCCGGCAAGGCGAGCTGCAAGAAGACGGCCCAGCAGCGGCACCTGCTGCGGCAGCTCTTCGTGCAGACGCGGTGGCCCAGCAACCAGGACTACGACTCCATCATGGCGCAGACCGGCCTGCCGCGGCCCGAGGTGGTGCGCTGGTTCGGGGACAGCAGGTACGCCCTGAAGAACGGCCAGCTCAAGTGGTACGAGGACTACAAGCGGGGCAACTTCCCCCCGGGGCTGCTGGCGGTCGCCCCTGGCAGCCGGGAGCTGCTGCAGGACTACTACCTGAGGCACCAGACGCTGTTCGAGCGGGACCTGCAGAGCCTGTGCGACAAGACCCAGATGAGCTCCCAGCAGGTCAAGCAGTGGTTCGCTGAGAAGATGGGCGAGGAGACCCGGGCCGTGGCGGACACCGGCGGCGAGGACCAGGGCGCCGGTGAGCCCGCGGCGGCTCACAGAGGGACTGGTGACGGGTACTCGGAGGTGTCGGAGAACAGTGAGTCGTGGGAGCCCGGAGCCCCCGAGGCCAGCTTGGAGCCCTCTGACGCGCCGAGTCCCCAGGCTGCCCTGGAGCTGGGTAAGGAGGCCCCTGGGAGTGCGGGGCCGTCCTCCGTGGGGAGGGTAGGAGGTCCCCGATGGATGGCCCTGGGGTGCCTGCCATCTCTGAGGCTGCCCCACAGCAGGAGCGATCGGCACAGGATGTGACTCTGACACAGGGTGGagagttgtgtttttattttgtttcacgTTTCTCCAAACCTGTGCAGGGGGCGGGAACACAGTGAACCTATGAGGGTGCCAGCTTTTCTAGCC
This genomic interval carries:
- the ZHX3 gene encoding LOW QUALITY PROTEIN: zinc fingers and homeoboxes protein 3 (The sequence of the model RefSeq protein was modified relative to this genomic sequence to represent the inferred CDS: inserted 1 base in 1 codon); amino-acid sequence: MASKRKSTTPCMIPVKAVVLQEAGVEAQPAEALPEGPQQEPPPEVPAGGSGEVTQTPSSTDGTTLANGHRSTLDGYSYSCRYCDFRSQDITQFVGHMNSEHTDFNKDPTFVCTECSFLAKTPEGLSLHNAKCHSGEASFVWNVAKPDNHVVVEQSVPESTCTPDVSSEPNTEGTDGQAEIIITKTPIMKIMKGKAEAKKIHTLKENIPSQPVGDAALPNPSAGETEAKEGDHSFVDGAVPVGQPAAGSAKAPHVVNGPPMGAVPVLPAGLAQFLPLQQPPPXRAQHHHQPPPTSKSLPKVMIPLSSIPTYNAAMDSNSFLKNSFHKFPYPTKAELCYLTVVTKYPEEQLKIWFTAQRLKQGISWSPEEIEDARKKMFNTVIQSVPQPTITVLNTPLVANAGGVQHLIQAALPGHVVGQPEGTAGGLLVTQPLMANGLQAPGSSLPPAVTSVPKPPAVAPINTVCSNTTSAVKVVNAAQSLLTACPSITSQAFLDASIYKNKKSHEQLSALKGSFCRNQFPGQSEVEHLTKVTGLSTREVRKWFSDRRYHCRNLKGSRPVLPGDHGPVVLDPGPDMPFAPAAKAPEGPCVPPAATLAAPPSARRQAWHQTPDFTPTRYKERAPEQLRALESSFAQNPLPPDEELDRLRTETKMTRREIDSWFSERRKKVSAEDTKRADEDAAPEEAAAAAEDDVGEEELAGDLRVPGGDGSPEGAGGHALAERKVSPIKINLKNLRVTEANGKGELPGLGACEPGDGGPGEPAEQPPGKASCKKTAQQRHLLRQLFVQTRWPSNQDYDSIMAQTGLPRPEVVRWFGDSRYALKNGQLKWYEDYKRGNFPPGLLAVAPGSRELLQDYYLRHQTLFERDLQSLCDKTQMSSQQVKQWFAEKMGEETRAVADTGGEDQGAGEPAAAHRGTGDGYSEVSENSESWEPGAPEASLEPSDAPSPQAALELETD